CAGCCCCGGCCTCCAAGCCTCTGGCCAGGTCTTTAGGGCCGCCCAGGGCAGTGACAAAAACAATGGGTACGTTGTTGCTTTGGCGTATCTTCTGCAGGCGGTATAGCCGTCCATGACAGGCATCATCAGGTCCATGAGGATCAGGGACGGCCGGGAGTTGTACACGGCGTCCACGGCTTCCTGGCCGTTGCGGGCTTCGCGGACGTCGAATCCTTCCGACAT
This portion of the SAR202 cluster bacterium genome encodes:
- a CDS encoding response regulator, with the translated sequence MRRPRSPQRPGSRGRRVQLPAVPDPHGPDDACHGRLYRLQKIRQSNNVPIVFVTALGGPKDLARGLEAGADDYVVKPFSPRELIARVKSILRRTEVNH